A portion of the Glycine max cultivar Williams 82 chromosome 10, Glycine_max_v4.0, whole genome shotgun sequence genome contains these proteins:
- the LOC121172973 gene encoding protein MAIN-LIKE 1-like: MTFFRKLSVSFSGRIIAEGQFRHFTERPELKLSSHGRKVHSLGRPVPVIEGLIAGTGLSPLIACSVDTGDQGLLSAFVERWHRETSSFHLPVGELTITLDDVSSLLHLPVIGDLHAFQPLHVDDVVQMLVDLLIVSTKSARAETAQCRGPYVRLQWVRDIYERRCQTGHWTAAARAYLLHLLGCILFANKSATNVHVVYLEALRDLSMTERYA, from the exons atgacgttcttccggaagttgtCTGTGAGTTTTTCCGGAAGAATAATTGCTGAAGGGCAGTTTCGCCACTTCAct gagcgtCCTGAATTGAAGCTATCATCTCATGGGAGGAAGGTCCACAGTTTAGGCAGGCCTGTCCCTGTCATTGAGGGACTTATTGCTGGTACAGGACTAAGTCCTCTGATCGCGTGTTCGGTAGACACCGGCGATCAGGGACTTTTGTCCGCGTTTGTGGAGCGGTGGCACCGGGAGACTTCTAGTTTCCATCTCCCGGTGGGAGAGCTCACCATCACGCTGGATGACGTCTCCTCGCTTCTCCATCTGCCTGTGATTGGAGACTTACACGCCTTTCAGCCCTTGCACGTGGACGATGTGGTTCAGATGCTGGTCGACTTATTGATTGTCTCTACAAAGTCTGCCAGGGCTGAGACAGCCCAGTGTCGTGGACCGTACGTACGCCTGCAGTGGGTACGTGATATATATGAGCGTCGATGCCAGACAGGTCATTGGACAGCTGCGGCTCGCGCATATCTTCTCCATCTTCTGGGTTGCATtctgtttgctaacaagagtgcaaccaatgTGCATGTTGTCTACTTGGAGGCCCTTCGTGACCTCAGTATGACAGAGAGGTACGCCTAG